In Felis catus isolate Fca126 chromosome C2, F.catus_Fca126_mat1.0, whole genome shotgun sequence, a single window of DNA contains:
- the LOC123380053 gene encoding ubiquitin-like protein FUBI has product MQLFVCAWELYTSRSPDRRQTVAQIKAHVASLEGIASEDQVVLLAGMPLEDEATLDQCGLKALTTLEVAGHMLGGKVHGLLAHVGKVREQTSKVVKQEKKKTSRAKHWMQYNQSLVNIVPPFGKKGPMPSLKSIKTDIEGPQG; this is encoded by the exons ATGCAGCTCTTTGTCTGTGCCTGGGAGCTATACACCTCAAGGTCACCAGACAGGAGACAGACGGTTGCTCAGATCAAGGCTCATGTAGCCTCTCTGGAGGGCATCGCTTCAGAAGATCAAGTCGTACTTCTGGCAGGCATGCCCCTAGAGGATGAGGCTACCCTAGATCAGTGTGGACTGAAGGCTCTGACCACCCTGGAAGTAGCTGGCCACATGCTTGGAGGTAAAGTCCATGGTCTCCTGGCCCATGTTGGGAAAGTAAGAGAGCAGACTTCCAAAGTGGtcaaacaggagaaaaagaagacaagccGAGCCAAGCATTGGATGCAGTACAACCAGAGCTTAGTCAATATTGTGCCCCCCTTTGGCAAGAAGGGCCCAATGCCAAGTCTTAAATCCATT AAAACAGACATAGAGGGACCTCAGGGATAA